GTGATGTTCTAACGGTTATGCCTTTCGGAAACGCGTTAGGAATCATGAACTTAACAGGTGCTGAAATTATGACTGCTCTTGAGCATTCCGTTTCTTCATCCCCAGAACCATCAGGTGCATTCTTACAAGTATCTGGTATGAAATTAGAATATAATTCTTCACTTCCAGTCGGAGAGCGTGTAACAAAAGTAGAAGTGCTTGAAGGCGGCGAGTATGTAGCTTTAGATGAAGCGAAAAACTACTATGTTGCGACAAACACATTTACGATGAAAGGCGGAGACGGATACGATGTATTCGAAGCTGCTTATTTAGATGGACGCGGTTCTGAACCTGGTATCGTAGATTACGAGTCATTCATTGACTATTTAGTCTCGTTAGATGTAGTAGCACCAACTGTTGAAGGGCGCATTGTTGATGTAGCTACTCCAGCTGCACAATAATCGATTTCCATTACCACATACTCGATTTAATTCGAGACTTAATGACTGTAGACTTGCTCACTTAATTAGAGCGAGTCTGCAGTTTTTTGAAATTAAAATTTACTAAATAAATCTTGCAAACCTTCGACATCTTTCTCCATTCATGAATAAAATCAACAAATACTCCTATCTCCCTATTAACAATCTCATTACCATAATAATCCTATGATATATTACAAAATTTAGCCCCTTAGTAATATGGTCTTTTTTGTCATTTTCTTGTAACCTAACTGTACAAATAGAGAAACGGAGGAAATGATTGTTGAAGAAACTTCTTACTGTGTTAAGCGCTGCAGTCATGATTTTTGCATTAGCACCTGCAAATTCATCCAGTGCAAGCACACTTTTTTCAGATGTTGGAACGACGCACCGGGCTCAGGCAGAAATCTATTACTTACTTGATGGTGGAATTACTGGGGGAATCTCAGCCACTAAATTTGGAACAGATCAATTAGTTACACGGGAACAAGCTGCAGCACTCATCGGCCGTTCGTTAGGATTAAACGGAGAAAAACGTGCAACAGACTTCCCAGATGTTTCGACAAACAATTTTGCTTCTGGTTACATTCAACAAATGGTAGATAAAGGAATTATCTCTGGATTTAAAGATGGCTCATTTGGACCAAAACAAACATTAACGCGAGGACAAATGGCAGTTTTAATTAGCCGTGCCTACAATTACGGTGCAACTTCTACTGCTGCTGCGACAAACGCTCTAATGGAAAAAGGTATTTCTCTTGGAATGGAAGATGGATCGTTTGGGGAAGATTTAACGATTAAACGTGCAGACTTTGCTGTATTCTTAGCGCGAGGCATTAACGCTTCATTCCGTAAAGATGCAAACGTAACGTTTAGCCGAGAAATGTTCGTCAATGTAAATGATTTAAATTTCCGTCAAGGACCTAGTACCGATTTCCCTTCAATGGGCAAATTAAACAATGGTGACAAAGTGGAATATGCTTACACGATTGGACAATGGTCGTATGTTCGTGCAAATGGACAAACAGGCTTTTTGCACAATGCGTATTTACAATTAACAAAACCAGATACAACAACACCACCGCCGACACCAACTCCAGTTCCAACGGAAAAGCCATTGGACGAGCTAGTTGTTATTATTGATCCAGGTCATGGTGGAACAGATCCAGGTGGAACAGGTAATGGATTTGTGGAAAAAAATGTTGTCTTAAATGTAGCGCGTCACATGAACAGTTATTTCCAAGCAACACCATTAAAACCGAAAATGACTCGTACAGGTGATTACTTTATTACGCTTGATTATCGTACAGAATTTGCTGCGCGTGAAAAAGGGGATGTGTTTGTCAGTCTTCATACGAACGCATTAAACGGTTCAGCAAATGGACAAGAAACTTTCTACTATGCAAAAACAGCATCAACCAATCCAAATGTTGCGCAATCTCGCGCACTTGCTATCTACCTACAAGCCCGTATGCAAGAAGCATGGGATCTTTCGAATCGCGGGGTAAACCCATTCGGATATGGAAACTTGCATGTGCTTCGTGAAAATACGATGCCTGCAGCGTTAATTGAAATGGGCTTTATCGATAGCCCGAAAGATATTGAATATATTAAATTGGAATCACAACGTAAATTAATGGGGAAAGCTTTGTACCTTGGAGTACTAGACTATTACTATCACTACAAAGGTCGTGAAGATGTACTTCCTCTTTACAACATTACCGGTGACTCGCCAAGCAAACGCCTTCATTAATTACATGGAACTCTAGGGAATATTTTCTCTAGAGTTCTTTTCGTCTATCCACAAATGGGTTATGATTAGGCAAACATAGGGTATGAGATTACTATCTAGTGAATGGAAGGTTGGAAATGATGAAAAATATACTAATGAGTGCGATTCTGTTGCTGACAGTACTTGTCCCGTTTTCTGTACAAGCAGAAACAACTTCAGACTATTTGATTTACTCTCCCAAAAATGTCCAACAAATACAACAACACATTGGCAAAGATGCACGTGCATTTGATTTGTTGCCTATGATTGAAACATCTTTATCTATCTCTCAAGTTCAATATATACAAAGTAAATATCCTGATGCAACCATTACAAAAGAGAAGATGTACTATACGGCAGCAGATAAAGTTCCATTTCAATTTTCCATCATTGGCGCAGAACCGAAAGTCACCACTCCTTACACAGGAAAAGGAGTGAAAGTAGCGGTCATTGATACAGGAATCGATGCACAACATGCAGATTTATCGATTGCTGGGGGAACATGTACTTTAAAAGAATTTTGTCCGTCACCAATCTCATATGACGACAATAATGGACATGGCACACATGTTGCCGGCATTATCGCGGCAAAAAAGAATGAGTATGGAATTGTTGGTGTTGCGCCAAACGTTGAATTATATGCGGTAAAGTCGATGAATCGCTCTGGTGGCGGAGAGACAGCTGCGATTGTACGTGGAGTTGAATGGGCAATAAAAAATAATATGGATATTATTAATATGAGTCTTACAATTACAAACGCTGATTTACCTTTAGAGTTAATGATAAAAGAAGCCTCCAAAAAAGGTATTTTAGTTGTAGGAGCAGCTGGTAACGTAGGAGATGGAATGACTGATACCGTCCAATACCCTGCGAGATATCCTGAAGTGATTGCAGTTTCCGCTACTGATGGTTTTGACAAAACGGTGCAAGAATCTTCCACTGGACCCAAAGTCGAGGTAGCAGCTCCGGGGGTGGATATAACAAGTACGTGGCCAACAGAACTAGACACTTTAGATGGAACGAAAGATGGCTACTACACAGAATCCGGTACTTCTATGGCTGCACCACATATTACAGGTGTCTTAGCATTGTATAAAGAGAGATTCCCTTCCTTTTCAGCAGACCGTCTGCGTAACTTGTTAAGTGTGACAAGTACCGATCTAGGGGAGCAAGGACGAGATGACCTATTTGGATATGGTCGAGTGATGTATAAAAAAGAGATTACCGAAATACCATATACCGTCGCAACAGATCAAAACGGAAAAATTGCCGTTAAAATAATGAATTCGACAGGAATTTCAGAAGCAGAAGCGAACATGAACGGAATCACCTATAAATCGACATCTGATAATGAGTGGGAGCTATATGCGTTAAATGGCACAACCTCTGTGGATGTGGCATTCAAAGATACGGATGGTCAGATCATTAATGACAAAGTATCGGTGAAAATAAATGCCGCATCATTTAGCGACCTATCGAATAATCGTTGGTATTCTCCTCATGTTGCGTACCTTGCTTACAATAATTTCATTCAAGGGATGAAAGATGGCTCGTTCCAACCTGGTAGAAATATTTTACGGTCAGAAGCAATTGCTTTACTTGGTCGTGTGGTAGGGCTAAATGGAGAGCAACGTTCGACAACTTTTTCTGACGTAAGCAGTGGCAGTTTTGCTTCTGGTTACATCCAATCAGCATACGAACAAAACTTACTTTCTGGTTTCCCAGACGGTACGTTCCGACCTAACCAACCCGTTACACGTGCAGAAATGGCGATTCTATTGCAAAATGCCTATGACTTCAAGGTAAATGAAGCAAACGAAAATCCTTTCGAAGACGTCAATTCTGGCATGGTAAGCTTTGAAGCCATCCAAGCGATTACCCAGCAAAACATAACAAGAGGTGTCACACCAACAACGTTTGAGCCGTCTGATTTTATGACCCGTGCAACCTATAGTGTATTCATCGCACGAGCAGAACGAGGCGATTTGTTTAAATAAATCAATTAATGTAGGTCTAAATAATATAACTTGAAAAAAGATTGGAAATGTATTTTCATTTCCAATCTTTTTTGATGTTCTTTGACTTTATGTTGAATGAAAAAAGTAAAAGGCTACTCGTATAAAAAAATCGCGAGATTGACTCTTTGTTGAAGAGATTTAAAGTGACAGAGCGTTAAGAGAAGTTAGTTTCTCCTTTCACAATTCTTCGTGTCAATATCCAAAAATGTTTACTAAAAATATACAAAAGTATCTCTTCCCCTGTCTTCTTAAAACCCCATTTAGATGAAAAAAAGAGAATTACCAGAAAAATTGTTACAATTCGCAAAAGTCAATTGCAAAAAAAGATTGTAATATTTGAAATAGTAACCCTTCAAGCCTAGTAATATCAATTGTTCACACTAGTTTTGAGAAATAAACCTGTGTTACACAACTGTAATATTAACGTAACGTAAAATACATGATATATCTGTTAAAATTCTAATCAGGTTGTTAAAACTATGATAACAATGTAATCAAACACATCAGAGGTGGAAAATGAAAAAACGCATCATGCAAGTACTTGTGGCAGTGTTAGTACTGTCCATTGTCTTACCGTTTATGTCGACGAAAGCCAGTGCAGCAACAGGGAACGAGATCGTATCATACTCGAAGACTTTACTAGGAGTTCCTTATCGATACGGAGGAACTACAGCTTCAGGGTTTGATTGTTCAGGATTCACGTCATATGTATACAAAAAAATAGGCGTTTCATTAAATCGTACAGCGGCTGATCAGTATCGCCAAGGTACATCAGTTAGCAAGTCAAACTTGCAACCTGGAGACTTAGTTTTCTTCAATAATTTTGCTCCTGTATCTCATGTAGGAATTTATATCGGATCAGGAAAATTCATTTCTGCGGAATCAGAAGGGATTGCCATCAGCAGCATTAACGACTCATACTATTGGGGGAAATATTATATTGGTGCAAAGCGTATTATTAAAGCTACGGTAGCAACACCGCCGCCTGCGCCTCCTGTAACAGATGGTAACTTCGCGGATGTGACATCCTCTCACCCAGCATATGAAGCAATTAAAACATTAAATGTTGATGGGGTTATTAATGGATTTGATAACCAAGAATTCCGTCCCGAAGCATCAGTCACTCGTGGACAAGCAGCCGCAATGGTAAATCGCGTGCTAAAACTAACACCAAAAAGCACTTCTAAGTATTCAGATGTAGGAACAACACATACATTTGCGAAAGATATTCAAGCAATGACAGAAGCAGGTATTCTTCAAGGTTACACAACAGGTAAATTCGGTGTAAGTGATACATTAACGAAAGCGCAATTAGCTGTCATTATGGATCGCGCATTTAAAATCACTTCCACTGCTAACAATCAAGCACACGTAGCGTCCACATATCAAGATGTTGCAGCATCTTTTTGGGCGTATGACTCAATTATTGCATTGAAAGTGATTGACCAAACAACATTATTCCAAACTTCTAATTTTGGAACTACTAAATCAGCAGATCGCGCTGAATTTTCTGCGGCATTATATAGTGCTATCGAAACAAATTAAATACAATTTCAAACGGGTTATTCTTCCTTGCAGGGAGGAATGACCCTTCTTTTGTAATAATACCCAGTTTCTCTTTTTTGAAACATAAATACATAGTAAAATAATGAAAGTACGTAAAAAACAAAAATAGTAGATTTTCTTTGCTTGATCTATTAGACGTATCACACCGAATAACGTTTCAAAAAAGATTCATTATGTAGAATGATCTCTACCGGGAATCGCTCATTTTACTCTCGCTATACCAATGCCAATGTCTCCATGAACTAGTTTTTAACATCTATCTCTCACAACTTACTACAATTTTAGGAGGAATGAACGACGTGAATCGACTGAAACAATTTATCGCAACAATGCTCGTGGCTACCTTCTTAGTCATACAACTAGCAATACCGCAAAAAGCTTCCGCGGATGAATTAACTGGGAAAGCACTCGAAAAAGAAATGCGTGCAATGATTGAAGCTGGCGTATTAACCGGCTATACAGATGGTACTTACAAACCAGCCGAAAAAGTAACTAGAGCACAGTTTGCAGCATTTATCTCTCGTGCATTAGAATTACCTGAGGGATCTGCAAGCTTTACAGATGTATCTTCCAATATGACACTTGCACCATTCATCTATAAAGTAACTTCTGCAGGTATTATGGGCGGGTATAGTGATAACACGTTTAAACCGGATCAAAATATTACCCGTGAGCAAATGATGCTTGCAATGCAAAATGTTCTTACATATTCTGAAATGGCGTTAACTGAAAAACGAATAGACTTTACGGATATGGATGCGTTTGGTGGCTCGGTCAGTATTAAAGCAGCCTTTATTGCTGCAAACTACGACATCACAAGTGGCTTCCCGAATGCGGATGGTACAGTTAGTTTCCAACCTAAAGCGGATACGACGCGAGAACAAGCTGCTGCTTTCATATACCGTTTCTTAGAAGCGAAGAAAAACTACGTTCCGCCAGTAGTGGAAGAACCAGGAGAACCGGAACCCCCTCTGCCTCCACCAGTGGTTAAAAAGTACAAAGTAGCAACCGTGCAAAATAATCAATTAGTAAATGGAAGTACGGAATATGAAACGTATGACAAAGCATTAGCAGCATATAATGCGAATACATCGTATGATGCAATAACATTTGGGGTAGATATTATTAAAACTCGTAGTGGAGCAATTGCTTATGGGAATGCAACAACTACAACTGGTATCCCTTCCACTACTACCGTGTATTTTGACCAAGACTTTGCGAAACAAGCAACTTATATAGAGTATGGTAGAGAAATGCGCTATTATGACTCAAATGATAAATTTATCAAAGTGCAAGTTGGCGCAACGATTGGATATGTGAAACATTCTCAGACAGAGTTGAAACCTGCAGAAATGATTCAGCCGCTAGAACGCGATCGTTATTCGAAAACGATTTTTGGATCACTTGCCCATACGACATACAACCATGCACGAGAAAAAATTGCAGGTACGTATATAAACGGACCAGCACCAGATTTCATGCAGTCCGGAGCCACTTATTATAGCTATGACGGTATTCATTTTATGAATGACCGAGGAACAAATGTCGGTGCACATGTACCTTATTTTCAATACTTATCAATCCGTGCGTTAAGTTCGTATTCAGCGGAAGAAATAGATGCATATATCGTTCGGAAAGTGCAGGAGAAATTCCCTGACACGTGGCAGGCATCGAAATTAATCGGAATAGGCGCAACACTTAAGAAAATGGAAACAGAGCAACGAGTGAACGCCCTCATGATTCTGTCACTTGGAATAAATGAAAGTAACTGGGGAATGAGTAAATACGCACAAAAATGTAATAACCTTTTTGGGTTGTATGTGAATGACACATTTGTTGGGGAATGTCCGGCAAAAGGAAATTTCCCTACAATAGAGGACGGGGTTCGAGAGCTTGTTATTTCATTCTTCAATACAAGATACTCCGATCCGACAAATTCACAAGTGCCTGCGCGTAATATGGGTGCAGCTTTTGGGAATAAAACAACAGGTTTCAATGTGAACTATGCATCCGACCCAACATGGGGTGCGAAAGCTGCTGGTCACCTTTATACATTTGATCAAGAACTAGGTGGAAAAGACTTTAGACAATACAAGAAAATTGCTTTCACGAATCTAAACAATCAGTCTATTAATGTTCGCACAGCACCTACGACTGCTTCCAATATCCTTTTCACTTATCGTGCTCGAAATGTTGGAGCGTATAAAGACAATCCTCCAGTGAGTTATGCAGAGGGCTATCCTTTAACAATCGTCGAAGAAAAAGCAGTGGATGGTTACACTTGGTACAAAGTTTATTCCGATTGGTATGTAAATGAAACTTCTGCACAATACGGATGGATCCGCGGTGACCTATTGAGTATAGTAGAATATCCATAATATAGTAGAACCCCATTTAATCTTGGAATGTTAGTTTAAAGCAGTTTACATTCCTAGATATTATGGGGTTTTTTAGGTTGTAAATCTAACTAAAAAATATCTCAAATAAAATTACAATATATTACATATTGTTTTGGAGGTGATTTTTAAGACTTAAATAATTGAATAAAAAGTTGATTAAGTAATTACCAATCTTGCTCTTCAAGAGCGCGGAGTAGAAGAAGTTCTTTTATTCATCTCTGATGGCCTAAAAGGAATTCAAGACCGGATCTCTGAAGTATATCCAACTTCAAAGTATCAGACGTGTATGGTCCATCTTGCACGTAATATCCAGCACAAAGTGCGTGTGGCAGATCGCAAAGAAATCTGTGAAGATGTCAAAAAAGTCTATCGTGCAGAGAATAAAGAGATGGCGAAGGAATCCCTTACCTCATTCATAGCCAAATGGAAAAAACATATCCCAATGTGACTAAATCTTTAGAGGACAAGGAATGTAAGTTTACTTTTTATGAATTCCCAAAGTTTATTTGGAGAAGCATCTATTCCACGAACTTAATTGAATCCTTTAGTAAGAAAATAAAGAAGTATAGTAAACGCAAGGAACAACTTCCTAATGAAGAATCACTCGAAAGATTCCTAGTTTCTCAATTTGAGGGATATAACCAATTATTCGCTACCCGTTGTCACTTAGGTTTTGATCAAGCTCGAGCAGAGTTAGCAGAGATGTTTAAAAACAATTAAAACGTGACTACTACATAGAAAAGAATTTCTATTTACACAAAATTATTGACGAACCCGCAAGTTGAATAGGATTTTTATCCTTAATACGATAGAAATTTAAAGAACAAATTTTCTTCTAATAGAAATATTACATTTATCTAAATTTCCTGTAAATTTATCGATTCCTTCTAGTTTAATCAGAAATAGAGAAGTATAATGGAAATGTTTCTAAATTTTTCTAATAAGGGGAGAAACCAATGACATTGTGGAAAAAGGTAACAGCTTCTGCACTTG
The Paenisporosarcina cavernae genome window above contains:
- a CDS encoding S-layer homology domain-containing protein, with product MNRLKQFIATMLVATFLVIQLAIPQKASADELTGKALEKEMRAMIEAGVLTGYTDGTYKPAEKVTRAQFAAFISRALELPEGSASFTDVSSNMTLAPFIYKVTSAGIMGGYSDNTFKPDQNITREQMMLAMQNVLTYSEMALTEKRIDFTDMDAFGGSVSIKAAFIAANYDITSGFPNADGTVSFQPKADTTREQAAAFIYRFLEAKKNYVPPVVEEPGEPEPPLPPPVVKKYKVATVQNNQLVNGSTEYETYDKALAAYNANTSYDAITFGVDIIKTRSGAIAYGNATTTTGIPSTTTVYFDQDFAKQATYIEYGREMRYYDSNDKFIKVQVGATIGYVKHSQTELKPAEMIQPLERDRYSKTIFGSLAHTTYNHAREKIAGTYINGPAPDFMQSGATYYSYDGIHFMNDRGTNVGAHVPYFQYLSIRALSSYSAEEIDAYIVRKVQEKFPDTWQASKLIGIGATLKKMETEQRVNALMILSLGINESNWGMSKYAQKCNNLFGLYVNDTFVGECPAKGNFPTIEDGVRELVISFFNTRYSDPTNSQVPARNMGAAFGNKTTGFNVNYASDPTWGAKAAGHLYTFDQELGGKDFRQYKKIAFTNLNNQSINVRTAPTTASNILFTYRARNVGAYKDNPPVSYAEGYPLTIVEEKAVDGYTWYKVYSDWYVNETSAQYGWIRGDLLSIVEYP
- a CDS encoding C40 family peptidase; translated protein: MKKRIMQVLVAVLVLSIVLPFMSTKASAATGNEIVSYSKTLLGVPYRYGGTTASGFDCSGFTSYVYKKIGVSLNRTAADQYRQGTSVSKSNLQPGDLVFFNNFAPVSHVGIYIGSGKFISAESEGIAISSINDSYYWGKYYIGAKRIIKATVATPPPAPPVTDGNFADVTSSHPAYEAIKTLNVDGVINGFDNQEFRPEASVTRGQAAAMVNRVLKLTPKSTSKYSDVGTTHTFAKDIQAMTEAGILQGYTTGKFGVSDTLTKAQLAVIMDRAFKITSTANNQAHVASTYQDVAASFWAYDSIIALKVIDQTTLFQTSNFGTTKSADRAEFSAALYSAIETN
- a CDS encoding S8 family peptidase, with the translated sequence MMKNILMSAILLLTVLVPFSVQAETTSDYLIYSPKNVQQIQQHIGKDARAFDLLPMIETSLSISQVQYIQSKYPDATITKEKMYYTAADKVPFQFSIIGAEPKVTTPYTGKGVKVAVIDTGIDAQHADLSIAGGTCTLKEFCPSPISYDDNNGHGTHVAGIIAAKKNEYGIVGVAPNVELYAVKSMNRSGGGETAAIVRGVEWAIKNNMDIINMSLTITNADLPLELMIKEASKKGILVVGAAGNVGDGMTDTVQYPARYPEVIAVSATDGFDKTVQESSTGPKVEVAAPGVDITSTWPTELDTLDGTKDGYYTESGTSMAAPHITGVLALYKERFPSFSADRLRNLLSVTSTDLGEQGRDDLFGYGRVMYKKEITEIPYTVATDQNGKIAVKIMNSTGISEAEANMNGITYKSTSDNEWELYALNGTTSVDVAFKDTDGQIINDKVSVKINAASFSDLSNNRWYSPHVAYLAYNNFIQGMKDGSFQPGRNILRSEAIALLGRVVGLNGEQRSTTFSDVSSGSFASGYIQSAYEQNLLSGFPDGTFRPNQPVTRAEMAILLQNAYDFKVNEANENPFEDVNSGMVSFEAIQAITQQNITRGVTPTTFEPSDFMTRATYSVFIARAERGDLFK
- a CDS encoding N-acetylmuramoyl-L-alanine amidase, whose translation is MLKKLLTVLSAAVMIFALAPANSSSASTLFSDVGTTHRAQAEIYYLLDGGITGGISATKFGTDQLVTREQAAALIGRSLGLNGEKRATDFPDVSTNNFASGYIQQMVDKGIISGFKDGSFGPKQTLTRGQMAVLISRAYNYGATSTAAATNALMEKGISLGMEDGSFGEDLTIKRADFAVFLARGINASFRKDANVTFSREMFVNVNDLNFRQGPSTDFPSMGKLNNGDKVEYAYTIGQWSYVRANGQTGFLHNAYLQLTKPDTTTPPPTPTPVPTEKPLDELVVIIDPGHGGTDPGGTGNGFVEKNVVLNVARHMNSYFQATPLKPKMTRTGDYFITLDYRTEFAAREKGDVFVSLHTNALNGSANGQETFYYAKTASTNPNVAQSRALAIYLQARMQEAWDLSNRGVNPFGYGNLHVLRENTMPAALIEMGFIDSPKDIEYIKLESQRKLMGKALYLGVLDYYYHYKGREDVLPLYNITGDSPSKRLH